In Ochrobactrum sp. Marseille-Q0166, a single genomic region encodes these proteins:
- a CDS encoding ComF family protein, whose product MVDDDRAHQSLLFRLKTGVFGAVRSCLRMSADILFPASCIGCRIQVSEPGTLCPHCWSQLRFIEKPYCPVLGIPFNHDFGENFMSAEAIADPPPFRRLRSAVLHRGAAQRMAVALKFHDRTDLAPWMARWMQRAGRELLDECDVIMAVPLHKWRFWSRRFNQSAELARALAQLSDKPFAPQAVKRIRRTSQQIGLGLKERKRNVDGAFRVPKEHDIHVRGRRVLLIDDVYTTGSTVKAATRALLRGGAKSVDVLTFSRVLPD is encoded by the coding sequence ATGGTTGATGACGACAGGGCACATCAAAGCTTGTTGTTCAGGCTTAAAACGGGAGTGTTTGGCGCTGTTCGCAGCTGCTTGCGCATGTCTGCCGATATTCTTTTTCCAGCGAGTTGTATCGGTTGCCGCATACAGGTTTCTGAGCCCGGAACGCTGTGTCCACATTGCTGGTCGCAATTGCGTTTTATCGAAAAGCCCTACTGTCCGGTACTTGGCATTCCGTTCAATCATGATTTCGGCGAGAATTTCATGAGCGCCGAAGCAATCGCCGATCCACCGCCGTTTCGCCGTCTGCGCTCGGCTGTGTTGCATAGAGGCGCTGCACAGCGCATGGCGGTAGCACTCAAGTTTCATGATCGAACCGATCTTGCGCCGTGGATGGCGCGCTGGATGCAACGCGCTGGGCGCGAACTGCTGGATGAGTGCGATGTCATTATGGCTGTGCCTTTGCACAAGTGGCGCTTCTGGTCGCGGCGGTTTAACCAGTCGGCAGAGCTGGCGCGTGCATTGGCGCAGCTGAGCGATAAACCTTTTGCACCACAGGCAGTTAAGCGTATTCGCCGCACCAGCCAGCAGATCGGACTTGGTTTGAAGGAACGCAAGCGAAATGTCGATGGCGCTTTCCGGGTGCCAAAGGAGCATGACATTCATGTGCGTGGACGCCGCGTGCTGCTGATTGATGATGTTTATACGACGGGATCAACGGTGAAGGCTGCCACGCGGGCGCTGCTGCGTGGCGGTGCAAAAAGCGTGGATGTGCTTACATTCAGCCGGGTTTTGCCGGATTAG
- a CDS encoding methyltransferase domain-containing protein: MAAQLSENAIFDRDLQLAFRRRAFRRAVSGADFLLRRVADDLEDRLDAVERHFPVAIDLAGHNGLAAAAIAHSGKADMVLRIERDEAFLDGPFPAIVADEEALPLRPQSADLIVSLLSLHSTNDTPGAMIQISRALKPDGLFLAALGGNGTLGELRESLLQAEIELTGGASPRIFPFADVRDVGGLLQRAGFALPVTDVDSVTVRYDNIFNLMADLRAMGMQNVLRDRSRKPVSKKLFLRAAEIYAERFSDPDGRIRATFSIIWLSGWAPHESQQKPLKPGSAKASLADALKNVE, from the coding sequence ATGGCTGCCCAATTGTCTGAAAATGCGATTTTTGATCGCGATCTCCAGCTGGCGTTCCGCCGCCGTGCCTTCAGACGTGCGGTGTCCGGTGCAGACTTTTTGCTGCGCAGGGTAGCCGACGATCTGGAAGACAGGCTTGATGCTGTCGAGCGCCACTTCCCCGTGGCCATAGATCTCGCAGGCCATAATGGCCTTGCAGCAGCGGCCATTGCCCATTCTGGTAAAGCAGACATGGTTTTGCGCATCGAACGCGATGAAGCTTTTCTCGACGGCCCCTTCCCGGCGATTGTCGCCGATGAAGAAGCCTTACCGCTCCGGCCTCAGAGTGCCGATCTCATCGTTTCGCTGCTATCGCTGCATTCGACCAATGATACTCCGGGCGCCATGATACAGATTTCGCGTGCATTAAAGCCCGACGGGCTGTTTCTCGCAGCGCTCGGCGGCAATGGAACCTTGGGCGAACTGCGAGAAAGTCTTTTGCAGGCAGAAATCGAGCTGACGGGCGGCGCTTCACCGCGCATTTTCCCTTTCGCAGATGTTCGCGATGTTGGCGGTCTTCTGCAACGTGCAGGTTTTGCACTTCCCGTGACGGACGTTGATAGCGTTACCGTGCGCTATGACAACATTTTCAACCTGATGGCCGATTTGCGCGCCATGGGTATGCAGAATGTATTGCGTGATCGTTCGCGCAAACCCGTTTCAAAAAAGCTTTTCCTGCGTGCAGCCGAAATCTACGCCGAACGGTTCAGCGATCCGGATGGTCGCATCCGCGCAACTTTCTCGATAATCTGGCTTTCGGGCTGGGCACCGCATGAATCACAACAAAAGCCATTAAAGCCCGGTTCCGCCAAGGCCTCACTGGCTGATGCGCTCAAAAACGTCGAATAG
- the grxC gene encoding glutaredoxin 3 produces MTDVTIYTRPGCPYCTRAVGLLKDKGVEFNEINAGATPELRAEMQARSGRNTFPQIFVGSVHVGGCDDLFALDNAGKLDGLLATGELN; encoded by the coding sequence ATGACCGATGTTACGATCTATACCCGCCCCGGCTGCCCTTACTGCACGCGTGCGGTTGGCCTTCTGAAAGACAAGGGTGTCGAGTTTAACGAAATCAATGCAGGCGCTACACCTGAATTGCGTGCGGAAATGCAGGCGCGTTCGGGCCGCAACACCTTCCCGCAGATTTTTGTCGGTTCAGTGCATGTTGGCGGTTGCGACGATCTCTTTGCTCTCGACAATGCTGGCAAGCTTGATGGCCTGCTTGCGACCGGCGAACTGAACTAA
- a CDS encoding carbon-nitrogen hydrolase family protein produces the protein MSTFRAAAVQMRSGTDVARNVEAMEKLVSDAVAKGAQYVQTPEMTGALMRDRAALFASLRDENGDLVFKAASALAKKHGIFLHIGSTAIAAGDGKIANRGGIFAPSGDKIATYDKVHMFDVDLDNGESWRESATYEPGKETVIAELPFAKVGMAVCYDIRFPQLFRAQALAGANVITGPAAFTRQTGEAHWHVLQRARAIENGAFLISAAQGGVHEDGRETYGHSLIVSPWGKVLAEAAHDEPGVIIADIDVSESTAARAKVPNLKNAREFSVKVAQENEDA, from the coding sequence ATGAGCACTTTTCGCGCCGCTGCCGTTCAGATGCGTTCGGGCACCGATGTGGCCCGCAATGTTGAGGCGATGGAAAAACTGGTTTCCGATGCCGTGGCAAAGGGTGCTCAATATGTGCAAACCCCTGAAATGACCGGAGCGCTGATGCGCGATCGTGCCGCGCTTTTTGCAAGTTTGCGCGATGAAAACGGAGACCTTGTCTTCAAGGCAGCATCGGCACTTGCAAAGAAGCACGGCATATTCCTGCATATCGGATCAACGGCTATTGCAGCCGGTGACGGCAAGATTGCCAATCGTGGCGGCATCTTTGCCCCGTCCGGTGACAAGATTGCGACCTATGACAAGGTTCACATGTTTGATGTCGATCTCGACAATGGCGAAAGCTGGCGCGAATCGGCAACCTATGAACCGGGCAAGGAAACGGTGATTGCTGAATTGCCTTTTGCCAAAGTTGGCATGGCGGTCTGCTACGATATTCGTTTCCCGCAATTGTTTCGCGCGCAGGCGCTGGCGGGCGCCAATGTGATTACCGGACCAGCTGCTTTCACACGCCAGACGGGTGAAGCTCACTGGCATGTTTTGCAGCGTGCGCGCGCAATTGAAAATGGTGCATTCCTGATATCTGCCGCTCAGGGCGGTGTGCATGAAGATGGTCGCGAGACTTATGGTCATTCGCTGATCGTTTCACCATGGGGTAAGGTTCTGGCAGAAGCTGCTCATGATGAGCCCGGTGTAATTATCGCCGATATCGATGTCAGCGAAAGCACTGCTGCTCGTGCGAAAGTGCCAAACCTCAAGAATGCGCGCGAGTTTTCGGTGAAGGTCGCCCAAGAGAACGAGGACGCATAA
- a CDS encoding DMT family transporter — MKLMDSAPFLLIATGILLGLILPLGKIAAEAGIPPAMWTFLFSASAGIILLLVLLLSKKRVGFSGGRLRYYICTAAISYALPNLLILSAIPRLGAGFTGIMYTLSPVITLLISMGFGLRRPNGLGIAGIIVGFIGAIMVAMTRGEVGKPADPLWIGLALLIPVFLAMGNVYRTLDWPKNADPTELASGSHLAAAVMLLIGMLLFNGDFPIETLALAPLTAVAQAIASAGMFALFFRLQAVGGPVYLSQIGYVAAALGLISGTLFLGEHYPPLTWIGAVVIAIGVALTTRAQKR, encoded by the coding sequence ATGAAACTGATGGATTCCGCGCCCTTCCTTTTAATAGCGACGGGCATACTGCTGGGGCTTATTCTGCCGCTGGGGAAGATCGCTGCCGAAGCAGGTATTCCACCTGCAATGTGGACATTCCTGTTTTCAGCCAGTGCGGGGATTATTCTGCTTCTGGTTTTGCTTTTGAGCAAAAAGCGGGTGGGATTCTCGGGTGGCAGGCTGCGCTATTATATTTGCACCGCCGCGATTTCCTATGCGCTGCCCAATCTCCTGATCCTGTCTGCGATACCGCGGCTTGGCGCTGGTTTCACGGGTATCATGTACACGCTGTCGCCGGTGATCACGCTGCTCATTTCGATGGGGTTTGGTCTTCGTCGACCGAATGGTTTGGGTATCGCGGGCATTATCGTAGGCTTCATCGGCGCAATTATGGTTGCAATGACGCGTGGCGAGGTTGGCAAACCAGCCGATCCTCTATGGATCGGGCTTGCGCTTCTCATTCCGGTTTTTCTTGCGATGGGGAATGTCTATCGCACTCTCGACTGGCCGAAAAATGCTGATCCGACCGAGCTTGCTTCGGGAAGCCATCTGGCCGCAGCCGTCATGCTTTTGATTGGGATGTTATTGTTTAACGGCGATTTCCCGATTGAGACGCTGGCGCTTGCGCCGTTGACAGCAGTCGCACAGGCTATTGCGTCAGCTGGCATGTTTGCCTTGTTCTTCCGACTGCAGGCCGTTGGTGGTCCCGTCTATCTCAGCCAGATCGGTTATGTGGCAGCAGCGCTGGGGCTGATTTCCGGCACGTTATTCTTGGGTGAACACTATCCGCCGCTCACATGGATCGGCGCGGTCGTCATCGCCATCGGTGTGGCGCTGACGACGAGAGCGCAGAAACGCTGA
- a CDS encoding GNAT family N-acetyltransferase: protein MSNLAIVRQLEAVGFRAWPATSVHYDGTWAIRMTAAHPSKRLNSVNPLDPGDTRDIPARIEQASQRFRVYGRVPCFRLSPLAPLELENYLEGLGWKRKDETIVMTANLGELDLTDERDETPLKDIGRFVDASIAIHGRPTELRPGFSELLDGIRPNKGMFVLEDAGRAMSNVLCVQDGAMAGLFDVGTLPEARRKGHGRQLIGATLKWAKSLGAKMAWLQIEADNIAGLALYKHFGFQEAYRYAYRESGEK, encoded by the coding sequence ATGTCAAATCTTGCTATCGTTCGCCAGTTGGAGGCCGTTGGCTTTCGCGCATGGCCTGCCACGTCTGTTCATTATGACGGAACGTGGGCGATACGCATGACGGCAGCCCATCCTTCAAAGCGGCTCAACTCGGTCAACCCGCTTGATCCGGGCGATACGCGCGATATTCCGGCACGTATCGAACAGGCCTCGCAACGTTTTCGCGTTTATGGACGCGTTCCCTGTTTCAGGCTGTCGCCTCTGGCACCTTTAGAGCTTGAAAACTATCTCGAAGGTCTTGGCTGGAAGCGCAAGGATGAAACCATCGTCATGACCGCCAATCTTGGCGAGCTTGATCTTACAGATGAGCGTGATGAAACGCCCTTGAAAGATATTGGTCGGTTTGTCGATGCTTCGATCGCCATTCATGGCCGTCCGACAGAACTTCGTCCGGGTTTCTCGGAATTGCTGGATGGTATTCGCCCCAACAAGGGGATGTTTGTTCTGGAAGATGCCGGTCGCGCAATGTCCAATGTGCTTTGCGTTCAGGATGGCGCTATGGCGGGCCTGTTTGACGTCGGCACTTTGCCTGAAGCGCGCCGTAAGGGACATGGCCGTCAATTGATTGGTGCGACGCTAAAATGGGCCAAGTCGCTTGGCGCAAAAATGGCATGGCTGCAAATAGAAGCGGATAATATTGCGGGACTGGCGCTTTATAAGCACTTCGGCTTTCAGGAAGCCTATCGTTACGCCTATCGGGAGAGCGGTGAAAAATGA
- the mutT gene encoding 8-oxo-dGTP diphosphatase MutT encodes MTDAKSRRIVLVAACALVDADGRVLLAQRPQGKSLAGLWEFPGGKVEAGETPEETLIRELQEEIGVTTKVACLAPLTFASHTYDDFHLLMPLYVCRRFEGVAQGLEGQALKWVRPRDMRDYPMPPADEPLIPFLIDLL; translated from the coding sequence ATGACTGATGCGAAATCCCGCCGTATCGTGCTGGTTGCAGCCTGTGCACTGGTTGATGCTGATGGTCGGGTGCTTCTTGCACAACGTCCTCAAGGCAAGTCACTTGCAGGTCTCTGGGAGTTTCCTGGTGGTAAGGTTGAGGCAGGTGAAACGCCTGAAGAAACGCTGATCCGCGAGCTTCAGGAAGAAATCGGCGTGACGACAAAAGTTGCCTGTCTCGCTCCGCTCACTTTTGCCAGCCACACCTATGATGATTTTCATCTTTTAATGCCGCTTTATGTCTGCCGCCGCTTCGAAGGTGTGGCTCAGGGGCTGGAAGGGCAGGCGTTGAAATGGGTGCGACCGAGGGATATGCGCGACTATCCTATGCCACCGGCTGATGAGCCGTTGATCCCATTTCTGATCGATCTCTTGTGA
- a CDS encoding DUF1178 family protein codes for MIRFSLHCDHGHEFEGWFRDNADFDRQSERKLVTCPACNSAQVQKSLMAPAVSTSRSKEQVAIAMSEAQKQMLEQMRELSRKVRENADYVGDQFAEEARKIHFGETEARGIYGEASKEDVHSLIEDGVDVMPLPVFPEDKN; via the coding sequence ATGATCCGCTTTTCGCTTCATTGCGATCACGGCCATGAATTTGAAGGCTGGTTTCGTGACAATGCCGATTTCGACCGGCAGTCAGAGCGTAAACTCGTCACTTGTCCTGCCTGTAACTCTGCTCAGGTTCAGAAATCTTTGATGGCGCCTGCCGTCTCCACCAGTCGCTCTAAAGAGCAGGTGGCGATTGCCATGAGTGAAGCGCAGAAGCAGATGCTTGAACAAATGCGGGAGCTGAGTCGTAAGGTCCGTGAAAACGCGGATTATGTTGGCGATCAGTTTGCCGAAGAAGCACGCAAGATCCACTTTGGTGAGACTGAAGCGCGGGGCATTTACGGCGAAGCTTCAAAGGAAGATGTTCACTCACTCATCGAAGACGGCGTTGATGTGATGCCTTTACCTGTTTTCCCGGAAGACAAGAACTGA
- a CDS encoding aspartate kinase: MARIVMKFGGTSVADLERISNVARHVKREVDAGNQVAVVVSAMSGKTNELVNWVQNMPKVAGGTSPFYDAREYDAIVASGEQVTSGLLAIALQSIGVDARSWQGWQIPIKTDNAHGAARIQEIDGSEIIRRMEMGQVAVVAGFQGIGPDNRIATLGRGGSDTSAVAIAAGVKADRCDIYTDVDGVYTTDPRIEPKAKRLSRITFEEMLEMASLGAKVLQVRSVELAMVHKVRTFVRSSFTDPNAPGMDDPINPPGTLICDEDEIVEQQVVTGIAYAKDEAQISLRRVADRPGISAAIFGPLAEEHINVDMIVQNVSEDGSKTDMTFTIPTGDIDKALRVLDKAKGEIGSDHIQSETGLAKISVIGIGMRSHAGVAATAFKALAEKGINIRAITTSEIKISILIDGPYAELAVRTLHGVYGLDK, from the coding sequence ATGGCGCGCATCGTGATGAAATTCGGCGGCACTTCTGTGGCCGATCTGGAACGCATCTCTAATGTGGCGCGCCACGTCAAACGTGAAGTCGATGCGGGCAATCAGGTTGCCGTCGTGGTCTCCGCAATGTCGGGAAAGACGAACGAACTGGTCAACTGGGTGCAGAACATGCCCAAGGTTGCCGGTGGCACGTCACCTTTCTATGATGCACGCGAATATGACGCGATTGTTGCTTCTGGCGAACAGGTAACGAGCGGCCTTCTGGCCATTGCGCTGCAGTCCATTGGCGTTGACGCGCGTTCGTGGCAGGGCTGGCAGATTCCGATCAAGACCGACAATGCACATGGTGCTGCCCGTATTCAGGAAATCGACGGATCAGAAATAATCCGTCGTATGGAAATGGGGCAGGTTGCCGTTGTTGCCGGTTTCCAGGGGATTGGTCCTGATAATCGCATTGCAACGCTTGGCCGAGGTGGTTCGGATACATCGGCCGTTGCCATCGCGGCAGGTGTGAAGGCGGATCGCTGCGACATCTATACCGATGTTGATGGCGTTTACACGACTGATCCGCGCATTGAACCCAAGGCAAAGCGCCTTTCCCGCATTACATTTGAAGAAATGCTGGAAATGGCTTCGCTTGGTGCCAAGGTTCTGCAGGTGCGCTCGGTCGAGCTTGCCATGGTACACAAAGTACGCACTTTCGTGCGCTCAAGTTTTACGGACCCCAATGCACCGGGCATGGATGATCCGATCAACCCGCCCGGAACACTCATTTGCGACGAGGATGAAATCGTGGAACAGCAGGTCGTCACTGGTATCGCTTATGCGAAGGATGAAGCTCAGATTTCGCTCCGACGCGTGGCCGACCGGCCGGGTATCTCGGCAGCAATTTTCGGTCCATTGGCCGAGGAGCACATCAATGTCGATATGATCGTCCAGAACGTATCGGAAGACGGTTCGAAAACCGACATGACCTTTACGATTCCAACAGGTGATATCGACAAGGCATTGCGTGTTCTCGATAAGGCGAAGGGTGAAATCGGTTCCGATCACATTCAGTCTGAAACCGGTCTTGCCAAGATTTCCGTGATCGGCATCGGTATGCGCAGCCATGCAGGCGTTGCAGCGACTGCTTTTAAAGCGCTTGCCGAAAAGGGAATCAATATTCGTGCGATCACTACATCAGAGATCAAGATTTCCATCTTGATTGATGGTCCTTATGCAGAACTCGCAGTTCGTACACTGCATGGCGTCTACGGTCTCGATAAATAA
- the ubiG gene encoding bifunctional 2-polyprenyl-6-hydroxyphenol methylase/3-demethylubiquinol 3-O-methyltransferase UbiG, protein MNETARTTIDASEIEHFSRIAAQWWDPQGKFRPLHKFNPTRLAYIKEKVCEKFNRDPNSPRPFEGLRLLDIGCGGGLLCEPMSRLGATVIGADASETNIEVAKIHAAQSGVEVDYRATTAEALAEAGEKFDVVLNMEVVEHVSDVDLFMSATSEMVKPGGLMFVATINRTLKAYGLAIIGAEYVLRWLPRGTHQYEKLVRPEELEAALSKAGLNLIDKLGVTYNPLTDSWSRSRDTDVNYMVLAERPA, encoded by the coding sequence ATGAACGAGACTGCCCGCACCACAATCGATGCTTCTGAAATCGAGCATTTTTCGCGCATTGCTGCGCAATGGTGGGACCCGCAGGGCAAGTTCCGTCCGCTCCACAAGTTCAATCCGACGCGCCTTGCCTATATCAAGGAGAAGGTCTGCGAAAAATTTAACCGCGATCCGAACAGCCCACGTCCGTTTGAAGGTCTGCGCTTGCTCGATATCGGTTGCGGCGGCGGCCTGTTGTGCGAGCCGATGTCACGTCTGGGGGCCACGGTGATCGGCGCAGATGCATCCGAAACCAATATCGAAGTCGCAAAAATCCACGCCGCCCAAAGCGGTGTCGAGGTTGATTATCGCGCGACCACTGCAGAAGCTCTGGCCGAAGCTGGGGAGAAATTCGATGTCGTGCTGAACATGGAAGTGGTCGAACACGTCTCTGACGTCGATCTCTTCATGTCTGCGACCAGCGAAATGGTGAAGCCGGGTGGCTTGATGTTTGTCGCCACCATTAACCGCACGCTCAAGGCCTATGGCCTCGCGATCATCGGTGCTGAATATGTACTGCGTTGGTTGCCACGCGGCACGCATCAATATGAAAAGCTGGTGCGCCCGGAAGAGCTCGAAGCAGCACTTTCCAAAGCCGGTCTCAATCTCATCGACAAATTGGGCGTAACCTACAATCCGCTAACCGACAGCTGGAGCCGTTCTCGCGATACCGACGTTAACTACATGGTTCTCGCTGAGCGGCCTGCTTAA